One window of Pseudomonas urmiensis genomic DNA carries:
- a CDS encoding Zn-dependent hydrolase, protein MLKSNGERLWASLMAMAEVGATARGGSCRLALSDEDKAGRELFQAWCREAGLSLSVDAIGNLFARRPGSDPEAAPVMMGSHLDTQPEGGRFDGVYGVLAGLEVVRRLNDLGIRTHKPLEIAVWTNEEGARFTPAMFGSAVFTGTLALEQALAIRDANGISVADELQRTGYAGQRPLGGAVDAYFEAHIEQGPILEDNAKSIGVVSGGQAIRWLDVTVEGMAAHAGTTPMKLRKDALYGAARMIQVVEQLAADFAPEGLTTVGELAIAKSSRNTIPGVVKFTVDLRHHRDEAIEAMERSLGQQLQAIAAQRGLNVRIERHWVSPATPFDGACVAAVQHAVDGLGYAQQSIVSGAGHDAILLARYCPTAMVFIPCVGGLSHNEAEDVLPDDARQGVDVLLNAVLARAGQVEPGEF, encoded by the coding sequence ATGTTGAAAAGCAACGGCGAGCGCCTGTGGGCGAGCCTGATGGCCATGGCCGAAGTCGGCGCCACCGCCCGTGGTGGTAGCTGCCGCCTGGCCTTGAGCGACGAAGACAAGGCTGGCCGCGAGCTGTTCCAGGCCTGGTGCCGCGAGGCGGGCCTGAGCCTGTCGGTGGACGCCATCGGCAACCTGTTCGCCCGCCGCCCTGGTAGCGACCCCGAGGCCGCGCCGGTGATGATGGGCAGCCACCTGGATACCCAACCTGAAGGCGGCCGCTTCGATGGCGTCTACGGCGTGCTGGCCGGGCTTGAGGTGGTGCGCCGCCTCAATGACCTCGGCATCCGCACCCACAAGCCTTTGGAGATCGCAGTCTGGACCAACGAGGAAGGCGCGCGCTTCACCCCGGCGATGTTCGGCTCGGCGGTGTTCACCGGCACCCTGGCACTGGAGCAAGCCCTGGCCATTCGCGATGCCAATGGCATCAGCGTCGCCGACGAACTGCAGCGCACCGGCTACGCCGGCCAACGCCCGCTGGGCGGCGCGGTCGATGCCTATTTCGAGGCGCATATCGAACAGGGGCCGATCCTTGAAGACAACGCCAAGAGCATCGGCGTGGTCAGCGGCGGCCAGGCCATTCGCTGGCTCGATGTCACCGTCGAGGGCATGGCCGCACATGCCGGCACCACGCCGATGAAGCTGCGCAAAGATGCCCTCTATGGCGCCGCACGAATGATTCAGGTGGTCGAGCAACTGGCGGCCGACTTCGCCCCTGAAGGCCTGACCACGGTGGGTGAGCTGGCCATTGCCAAGTCCTCGCGCAACACCATTCCCGGCGTGGTCAAGTTCACCGTCGATTTGCGTCATCACCGCGATGAAGCCATCGAAGCCATGGAGCGCAGCCTTGGCCAGCAGCTACAGGCCATCGCCGCACAGCGCGGCCTGAACGTGCGTATCGAGCGCCACTGGGTGAGCCCCGCCACGCCGTTCGACGGCGCCTGTGTGGCAGCGGTACAGCACGCGGTCGATGGTCTGGGCTATGCCCAACAATCCATTGTTAGCGGCGCAGGCCATGACGCCATCCTGCTGGCCCGTTATTGCCCCACGGCGATGGTGTTCATTCCTTGCGTGGGCGGCCTGAGCCACAACGAAGCCGAAGATGTATTGCCCGACGATGCCCGCCAAGGCGTCGATGTACTGCTCAACGCCGTGCTGGCCCGCGCCGGTCAAGTCGAACCAGGAGAGTTCTGA
- a CDS encoding histone deacetylase family protein, translating into MRCYFHPEQLLHHPRSYYSRGAMRTPQEVPERAQRLLQAAKDLGFDIRQPADAGLAPLQAVHGTAYLAFLEEAHARWKEVPEDWGDEVMSNIFVREPNALRGILAQAGRYLADGSCPVGEHTWRSAYWSAQSAVAAAQALLDGEPAAYALCRPPGHHARFDAAGGFCYVNNAAVAAQVLRSRYSRVAIVDTDMHHGQGIQEIFYARNDVLYVSTHGDPTNFYPGVAGFADERGAGAGEGYNLNLPMPHGASEADFMSQLEIALDAVKDFAAEVLVLSLGFDIYELDPQSKVAVTREGFAALGERIRALRLPCLIVQEGGYHLESLEANAQAFFADKQDWR; encoded by the coding sequence ATGCGCTGCTATTTCCATCCCGAGCAACTGCTGCACCATCCGCGCAGCTACTACTCACGCGGCGCCATGCGCACCCCGCAGGAAGTCCCCGAGCGCGCCCAGCGCCTGTTGCAGGCAGCCAAGGACCTGGGTTTCGACATCCGCCAACCTGCAGATGCCGGCCTGGCGCCGTTGCAAGCGGTGCATGGCACGGCTTATCTGGCGTTTCTTGAAGAAGCTCATGCGCGCTGGAAAGAGGTGCCCGAGGATTGGGGCGATGAAGTCATGTCGAACATCTTCGTTCGCGAGCCCAACGCCCTGCGCGGCATCCTCGCCCAGGCCGGCCGTTATCTGGCCGACGGCAGCTGCCCGGTCGGCGAGCACACCTGGCGCTCGGCCTACTGGTCGGCGCAAAGCGCGGTAGCAGCGGCCCAGGCCCTGCTCGACGGCGAGCCAGCGGCCTATGCCCTGTGCCGTCCACCGGGGCATCACGCCCGCTTTGATGCCGCGGGCGGTTTCTGCTACGTGAACAACGCCGCCGTCGCTGCGCAGGTGCTGCGCAGCCGCTACAGCCGTGTGGCGATTGTCGATACCGACATGCACCACGGCCAAGGTATTCAGGAGATCTTCTACGCGCGCAATGATGTGCTGTACGTCTCCACCCATGGCGACCCCACCAACTTCTACCCAGGCGTGGCCGGCTTTGCCGATGAACGCGGCGCCGGTGCAGGGGAGGGCTACAACCTCAACCTGCCAATGCCGCACGGAGCCAGTGAAGCGGACTTCATGAGCCAGCTGGAGATTGCCCTGGATGCAGTGAAGGACTTTGCTGCCGAGGTGCTGGTGCTGTCGCTAGGCTTCGATATCTATGAACTCGACCCGCAGAGCAAGGTGGCCGTGACCCGTGAAGGGTTCGCCGCATTGGGCGAGCGTATCCGTGCGCTGCGGCTGCCGTGCCTGATCGTGCAGGAGGGGGGCTATCACCTGGAGAGCCTGGAAGCGAATGCGCAGGCGTTCTTCGCTGACAAGCAAGATTGGCGCTAA
- the tenA gene encoding thiaminase II produces MDIFDRLKGACAAQWSSYVDHPFVRQMGEGSLSEEAFRTYLVQDYLFLIQFARAWALAAYKSRLPSDIRAAQAGLAAILDETELHLRLCARWGLSKADIEAAPEHQATVAYTRYVLDCGAAGDLLELHAALAPCVIGYAEIGRALSEQIGDLRDHPYREWIGEYAGEAYQGVAAAARTHLDELAARSMTEQRFVDLAAIFGQASKLEADFWQMGLDATV; encoded by the coding sequence ATGGATATCTTCGATCGCCTCAAGGGCGCGTGCGCGGCCCAATGGTCCAGCTATGTCGATCATCCGTTCGTGCGGCAGATGGGTGAGGGCAGCCTGAGCGAGGAGGCCTTCCGTACTTACCTGGTGCAGGATTACCTGTTCCTCATCCAGTTTGCCCGCGCCTGGGCCCTGGCCGCGTACAAGAGCCGTTTGCCCAGCGACATCCGGGCAGCCCAGGCGGGGCTGGCGGCGATCCTCGATGAGACCGAACTGCACCTGCGCCTTTGCGCGCGCTGGGGGTTGTCCAAGGCCGATATCGAGGCCGCGCCTGAGCATCAGGCGACAGTGGCCTACACCCGCTATGTACTCGATTGCGGTGCGGCAGGTGACCTGCTGGAACTGCACGCGGCGCTGGCGCCTTGTGTGATTGGCTATGCAGAGATTGGCCGGGCGTTGTCCGAGCAGATTGGCGATTTGCGCGATCACCCCTATCGCGAATGGATCGGCGAGTATGCCGGGGAGGCTTACCAAGGGGTGGCGGCTGCGGCGCGCACGCATCTGGATGAACTGGCGGCGCGGAGCATGACCGAGCAGCGCTTTGTCGACTTGGCGGCGATCTTTGGCCAGGCGTCGAAGCTGGAGGCAGATTTCTGGCAGATGGGGTTGGACGCCACGGTGTAA
- a CDS encoding TenA family protein: MTERFTQTLRRQSEPTWSAAVGHRFVKELCDGSVADPVMVRYLVQDHRFLDSFLTLLGAAIATADTFEARLRLGRFAGMISSDENTYFLRAFQALDVSPAQRDEPADTLPTAGFKAIMREAAATRSYAAALAVLNVAEGLYLDWAIKAPQPLPANFVHAEWITLHDNPFFRDFVAFLQAELDRVGPQQAALSSDFYLRTVQLELAFFDAIYPGEA; encoded by the coding sequence ATGACCGAACGCTTCACCCAAACCCTGCGCCGCCAAAGCGAGCCGACCTGGTCTGCGGCGGTCGGCCACCGCTTCGTCAAAGAGCTGTGCGACGGCAGCGTGGCGGACCCTGTCATGGTCCGCTACCTGGTCCAGGATCACCGCTTTCTCGATAGCTTCCTGACCCTGCTGGGGGCCGCCATCGCCACGGCCGACACCTTCGAGGCACGCCTGCGCCTGGGGCGCTTCGCCGGCATGATCAGTAGCGACGAGAACACCTACTTCCTGCGCGCTTTCCAAGCCCTGGACGTCAGCCCGGCGCAGCGCGACGAGCCTGCCGACACCCTACCAACCGCAGGGTTCAAGGCGATCATGCGCGAAGCGGCGGCCACCCGTTCGTATGCCGCCGCCCTGGCGGTACTCAATGTCGCCGAGGGCCTGTACCTGGATTGGGCGATCAAGGCACCGCAACCGTTGCCGGCCAACTTTGTCCACGCCGAGTGGATCACCCTGCATGACAACCCGTTCTTCCGCGACTTCGTCGCCTTCCTGCAAGCAGAACTGGATCGGGTCGGGCCACAGCAGGCGGCACTGAGCAGCGACTTCTACCTGCGCACGGTGCAGCTGGAGCTGGCCTTCTTCGATGCCATCTACCCAGGGGAGGCGTGA
- a CDS encoding bacteriocin immunity protein: MNLKITLQEYSESEFLEYLNEFFNNPNNLKDEEFEVYFDRLTEHFDTIVEHPEKSDLIYYPAPGIEDSPEGVISVIKTWLRENGKPGFREEP; this comes from the coding sequence ATGAATCTAAAAATAACGCTTCAGGAGTATTCCGAGTCGGAGTTCCTCGAATACTTGAACGAATTCTTTAACAACCCAAATAACTTAAAGGATGAGGAATTCGAAGTATACTTCGACAGATTGACCGAGCACTTCGACACCATCGTGGAACACCCTGAAAAAAGCGACCTAATCTATTACCCCGCCCCAGGTATTGAAGACAGTCCCGAGGGTGTTATATCCGTGATAAAAACCTGGCTACGCGAGAACGGCAAGCCTGGTTTCAGAGAAGAGCCATAA
- a CDS encoding amino acid permease, with amino-acid sequence MDATSTSTASAKVAPESKLNASLKSRHLTMMSIAGVIGGALFVGSGSVIHSAGPAAVLAYLAGGILVVLIMRMLGEMATSSPDTGSFSTYADRAIGRWAGFTIGWLYWWYWVILMAWEAYVAGKILHGFFPSVSVNVFVLATTLVLITVNFFNVKHYGEFEFWFALIKVIAIVCFLIVCGAAVLNIWQFGEVRGMSHLTAEGFMPNGITTVIGALLGVMFAFLGAEIVTIAASESKDPAGQIVKATNSVVWRVCLFYVGSIFLIVCLVPWNDPHLGESGYGAYRRTLELLGVPYAELLMNFVVLTSVSSCLISGHYTASRMLFSLAQRGDAPSFFKITRAGTGVPVFAIIGSCAVAVVCALINFSETLRPKDVLETLMNTTGMIALLVYLVIAFSQLRMRRKLMAEGKEIRLQMWLFPWLTYLVIAFIVAALVTMAFMPDYQILVISTGIAAAVVVAMGVVHQMRTANKH; translated from the coding sequence ATGGACGCAACATCCACATCCACCGCATCCGCCAAAGTGGCGCCGGAGAGCAAGCTCAATGCTTCGCTCAAGTCGCGCCACCTGACGATGATGTCGATCGCCGGGGTTATCGGCGGCGCACTGTTCGTCGGCTCCGGCAGCGTGATCCACAGCGCCGGTCCCGCCGCTGTCCTGGCCTATCTGGCCGGCGGCATCCTGGTGGTACTGATCATGCGCATGCTCGGCGAGATGGCGACGTCCTCGCCGGACACCGGCTCGTTCTCGACCTATGCCGACCGCGCCATTGGTCGCTGGGCAGGTTTCACCATCGGCTGGTTGTATTGGTGGTACTGGGTCATCCTGATGGCCTGGGAAGCTTATGTGGCGGGCAAGATCCTGCATGGTTTCTTCCCGAGTGTGAGTGTCAACGTGTTCGTCCTGGCCACCACCTTGGTGCTGATCACGGTCAACTTCTTCAACGTCAAGCACTACGGTGAGTTCGAGTTCTGGTTCGCCTTGATCAAGGTGATCGCGATCGTCTGCTTCCTGATCGTCTGCGGCGCGGCAGTGCTGAACATCTGGCAGTTCGGTGAAGTGCGCGGCATGAGCCACCTGACCGCCGAAGGCTTCATGCCCAATGGCATCACCACGGTGATTGGTGCGTTGCTGGGGGTGATGTTCGCCTTCCTCGGTGCGGAAATCGTCACCATCGCCGCCTCCGAGTCCAAGGACCCAGCCGGGCAGATCGTCAAGGCCACCAACTCGGTGGTATGGCGTGTGTGCCTGTTCTACGTAGGTTCGATCTTCCTGATCGTCTGCCTGGTACCCTGGAACGACCCGCACCTGGGCGAGTCGGGTTATGGCGCCTACCGCCGGACCCTGGAGCTGCTGGGCGTGCCTTACGCTGAGCTGCTGATGAACTTCGTGGTGCTGACCTCGGTGAGCAGTTGCCTGATCTCCGGTCACTACACGGCCTCGCGCATGCTGTTCTCCCTGGCCCAGCGTGGCGATGCGCCGTCGTTCTTCAAGATTACCCGCGCCGGTACCGGTGTGCCGGTCTTTGCCATCATTGGCTCGTGCGCAGTGGCGGTCGTCTGTGCGCTGATCAACTTCAGCGAGACCCTGCGTCCGAAAGACGTGCTGGAAACGCTGATGAACACCACCGGCATGATCGCCTTGCTGGTGTACCTGGTGATTGCCTTCTCGCAGCTGCGCATGCGCCGCAAGCTGATGGCCGAAGGCAAGGAGATCCGCCTGCAGATGTGGCTGTTCCCGTGGCTGACCTACCTGGTGATCGCCTTCATCGTTGCCGCCTTGGTGACCATGGCGTTCATGCCTGACTACCAGATCCTGGTGATCTCCACCGGTATCGCCGCTGCGGTGGTGGTGGCGATGGGTGTGGTGCATCAGATGCGCACCGCCAACAAGCACTAA
- a CDS encoding S-type pyocin domain-containing protein, whose protein sequence is MTDHKPINLDNTYVTGEPDPPPIERSGGTGVGYGFHTDPEHSIATIRSIDKAANRLINSLDTKLKAEQAQKSKTLAKTTQAQVDSLAASALSPNSSTTERLTRQITVISQLISRHTVELQTLNTQVKKYFKSDPLTMKKSYIVGAYGTRLTRTFRNVVLNDAAFTAAYQAAYQAQSVSHKITWLQDRKRTTELAHAKAEAARIAAEKAKAEAARIAQEALVNAQAIQAANTFRASGAVAVNAPLLVTAAGVVTSTLSTLSLKAAIDAAIVAMSEFAGAVASGLGVGIAALLYSPRLGNGELPARFAFQVPLSTLPVGPGVDLHSVAKTAGAVDMPFRLTSRTEADANSEIILVKTEGQTTPSKVRVIAATYDAQQKTYSATTADTPPRTLIWTPAVTPDNSSTALPAEQQQPPIYKGASLVLGEGRIDVYPEVSEASFEDYIIVFPVDSGMPPIYVLFRDRRDDPGVMTGHGQPDAQVWLSDANRGQGAAIPSRIADKLRGRRFANWDRARKAIWLAVSEDPILLSQFNRGNQIRLRAGRSPRALRSEQIGGRKVFEIHHLTPIGTGGDVYNNDNLKITTPKLHIQIHRTKGANL, encoded by the coding sequence ATGACCGATCATAAACCCATCAACCTTGATAACACCTATGTCACCGGAGAGCCCGACCCTCCGCCCATCGAACGTTCCGGCGGCACTGGCGTAGGATATGGATTTCATACAGATCCAGAACACTCAATCGCAACGATCAGGTCTATCGACAAGGCGGCTAACCGTCTCATTAACTCGCTGGATACCAAGCTCAAAGCAGAGCAGGCTCAGAAATCCAAAACCTTAGCGAAGACCACACAGGCGCAAGTAGATAGTTTAGCAGCGAGTGCACTATCTCCAAATTCGAGTACTACAGAGCGACTAACTCGACAAATCACCGTAATCAGTCAATTGATCAGTCGCCATACCGTTGAACTGCAAACGCTCAATACTCAGGTAAAAAAATATTTCAAAAGCGATCCGCTAACCATGAAAAAGTCCTACATTGTTGGGGCTTATGGGACGCGTCTAACTCGCACTTTCCGTAATGTGGTACTCAATGATGCCGCGTTTACAGCTGCCTACCAAGCAGCCTATCAAGCGCAGTCTGTAAGCCACAAGATTACTTGGCTGCAAGATCGCAAACGAACTACAGAACTGGCACATGCCAAGGCCGAGGCCGCGCGCATTGCCGCTGAAAAAGCCAAGGCCGAGGCCGCGCGCATCGCTCAAGAAGCTCTCGTAAACGCGCAGGCGATCCAAGCGGCCAACACCTTCCGTGCCTCTGGGGCAGTTGCCGTCAATGCCCCTCTGCTGGTGACTGCAGCAGGCGTGGTAACCAGCACCTTGAGCACCCTCTCACTCAAGGCCGCAATCGACGCCGCGATTGTTGCAATGAGCGAATTCGCAGGTGCGGTGGCCAGCGGGCTAGGTGTAGGTATTGCCGCACTGTTGTACTCACCTCGCTTGGGAAACGGTGAGCTACCTGCTCGCTTTGCCTTTCAAGTGCCTCTCTCCACGCTACCTGTAGGTCCCGGTGTAGATCTGCACTCAGTTGCAAAAACTGCCGGCGCGGTCGACATGCCTTTCCGATTGACCTCGCGAACCGAAGCGGACGCGAACTCGGAAATAATCCTGGTTAAAACAGAGGGTCAGACCACTCCCTCCAAAGTACGGGTGATAGCGGCCACCTACGATGCACAGCAAAAGACCTACAGCGCCACCACCGCCGATACCCCACCTCGCACGTTGATATGGACACCCGCTGTAACGCCTGACAACAGCTCGACGGCACTCCCTGCGGAGCAGCAACAGCCACCGATTTACAAAGGGGCCAGTCTCGTCCTTGGCGAGGGACGCATTGATGTTTACCCAGAAGTTTCCGAAGCGAGCTTCGAAGACTACATCATTGTCTTCCCCGTCGATTCGGGAATGCCGCCCATCTATGTGCTGTTCCGAGATCGGCGGGACGATCCTGGAGTCATGACTGGACATGGTCAACCCGATGCGCAGGTCTGGCTGTCGGACGCCAACCGAGGGCAGGGCGCCGCTATCCCATCGCGGATTGCCGATAAATTGCGGGGCCGGCGTTTCGCCAACTGGGACCGAGCGCGAAAGGCAATATGGCTCGCAGTGAGCGAAGATCCAATACTACTAAGCCAGTTCAATAGAGGTAATCAAATCAGGCTCCGAGCGGGACGCTCTCCGAGAGCGCTGCGCTCTGAGCAAATCGGTGGCCGAAAAGTATTTGAAATTCATCATTTGACACCCATCGGCACTGGTGGAGACGTTTACAATAATGATAATTTAAAAATAACCACACCAAAGCTCCACATTCAAATCCACCGCACAAAAGGAGCCAACCTATGA
- a CDS encoding PLP-dependent aminotransferase family protein: protein MLVLHPDSSTPLVNQIIDGLRELIDNQTLKPGAKVPSIRAFAATYSVSTFTVVEAYDRLVAQGLLVSRGNAGFFVNRAAGELLDSQNQETDTTRPSFNSEWYLQQIFETRQLPFKPGCGWLPNDWMYEDGLRRGMRQVAGSPLELSGYGDPMGLPELRALTAQNLQQELSIVANPAQLMLTHGASQALDLAVRTLVRPGDVVLVDDPGYPNLMSILRFQGATLIGVPRTPAGYDLDQLERLLAHHRPTAFFTQPHLHSPTCSRTPLPQLHRLLQLSSQHGFRLVENNLYADMVAEPQPCLASLDHLQQVVYVGSYSKSISPNVRVGYLVANPELMQQLLHLKMRSGLTTSQVMERVVYAAIIDGRWRKHLKRLRQRLAEAHQEVGRHLHRLGFELFIESDEGMYVWTRHPALPDSAALLDDALEQGIMLGPGQLFMVDAQATGWMRFNVAFSTDPAMWELLEKVLVKHVRRGSV from the coding sequence ATGCTCGTACTACATCCAGACTCCTCCACCCCGCTGGTCAACCAGATCATCGACGGGTTACGCGAGCTGATCGACAACCAGACCCTCAAGCCCGGCGCCAAGGTCCCGTCTATCCGCGCCTTTGCCGCGACCTACTCGGTGAGCACCTTTACCGTGGTCGAAGCCTATGACCGTCTGGTCGCCCAAGGGCTGCTGGTCAGCCGCGGCAACGCGGGGTTCTTCGTCAATCGCGCAGCAGGCGAGTTGCTGGATAGTCAGAATCAGGAAACCGACACCACTCGACCCTCGTTCAACTCCGAGTGGTACCTGCAACAGATCTTCGAAACCCGCCAATTGCCGTTCAAGCCCGGTTGCGGCTGGCTGCCCAACGACTGGATGTACGAAGACGGCCTGCGCCGCGGCATGCGCCAGGTCGCCGGCAGCCCCCTGGAGTTGTCCGGCTACGGCGACCCGATGGGCCTGCCGGAGCTGCGCGCACTGACCGCGCAGAACCTGCAACAGGAACTGTCGATCGTCGCCAACCCGGCGCAACTGATGCTCACCCATGGCGCCAGCCAGGCGCTGGACCTGGCCGTGCGCACCCTGGTGCGCCCAGGTGACGTGGTGCTGGTGGACGACCCCGGCTACCCCAACCTGATGAGCATCCTGCGCTTTCAGGGCGCAACCCTGATCGGCGTGCCGCGAACCCCGGCCGGCTACGACCTCGACCAGCTCGAACGACTGCTGGCGCATCACCGCCCAACCGCCTTCTTCACCCAGCCGCACCTGCACAGCCCGACCTGCTCGCGCACCCCATTGCCACAGCTGCACCGCCTGTTGCAGTTGTCTTCCCAGCACGGTTTCCGCCTGGTGGAAAACAACCTGTACGCCGACATGGTCGCCGAACCGCAGCCCTGCCTGGCCAGCCTCGATCACCTGCAACAGGTGGTCTACGTGGGCAGTTACTCGAAAAGCATCTCGCCCAATGTGCGGGTCGGCTACCTGGTCGCCAACCCCGAGCTGATGCAGCAGTTGCTGCACCTGAAGATGCGCTCGGGCCTGACCACCTCGCAGGTGATGGAGCGCGTGGTCTATGCCGCGATCATCGACGGGCGCTGGCGCAAGCACCTCAAGCGCCTGCGCCAGCGCCTGGCCGAGGCGCACCAGGAAGTTGGCCGGCATCTGCACCGGCTGGGCTTTGAGTTGTTCATCGAGTCCGATGAAGGCATGTACGTCTGGACCCGCCACCCGGCCCTGCCCGACAGCGCCGCGCTGCTGGACGATGCCCTGGAGCAAGGCATCATGCTCGGGCCTGGGCAGCTATTCATGGTCGATGCCCAGGCGACCGGCTGGATGCGCTTCAACGTGGCGTTCAGTACCGATCCGGCGATGTGGGAGTTGCTGGAGAAGGTGCTGGTCAAGCATGTGCGCCGAGGCAGTGTCTGA
- a CDS encoding MFS transporter, whose amino-acid sequence MKPSASPQPRRAAAAAFIGTMIEWYDFYIYATAAALVFGALFFPSDNSLFSTMAAFGTFAVGFFARPLGGIVFGHIGDRIGRKKSLVITLLMMGVVTVGIGLLPTYAQIGAAAPVLLIVLRVIQGIAVGGEWGGAVLMAGEHAPKGRRTFFASFAQLGSPAGLILSLLAFGAVTRLPEEELMSWGWRVPFLASALLLLVGLAIRLGVNESPEFLASREQAEKSRRKEQAPVLEVLRTAWRPLLLCIGANTLGIAGVYFTNTFMISYTTQQLHLERSLILECLFFVAVIQFCVQPLAAWLSEKIGATRFLALVALLAMASPYPMFVLVSTGQGPLIVLGIALAAACMASFYAVIAGYVSGMFETRVRYTAISMAYQVCGAIAGGLTPLIGTWLAHSFTGQWWPMAVFYTLIATISLVCVLALARQYSRSQQLELA is encoded by the coding sequence ATGAAGCCTTCCGCTTCGCCCCAACCGCGCCGGGCCGCGGCCGCCGCGTTTATCGGCACCATGATCGAGTGGTACGACTTCTACATCTACGCCACCGCCGCCGCACTGGTGTTCGGCGCCTTGTTCTTCCCCTCCGACAACAGCCTGTTCAGCACCATGGCCGCCTTTGGCACCTTCGCCGTGGGCTTCTTCGCCAGACCCTTGGGCGGCATCGTCTTCGGCCATATCGGCGACCGCATCGGTCGCAAGAAATCCCTGGTCATTACCCTGCTGATGATGGGCGTGGTCACCGTGGGCATTGGCCTGCTGCCAACCTACGCGCAAATCGGCGCCGCCGCACCAGTGCTGCTGATTGTGCTGCGGGTGATCCAAGGCATCGCCGTTGGAGGCGAGTGGGGCGGTGCGGTGCTGATGGCCGGCGAGCATGCGCCCAAGGGCCGGCGTACGTTCTTCGCCTCGTTCGCCCAGCTGGGCAGCCCGGCGGGCTTGATCCTCTCGCTGCTGGCGTTTGGCGCGGTTACCCGCTTGCCCGAAGAAGAACTGATGAGCTGGGGCTGGCGCGTGCCGTTCCTGGCCAGTGCCTTGCTGCTGCTGGTTGGCCTGGCGATCCGCCTGGGGGTGAACGAGTCGCCAGAGTTTCTCGCCAGCCGCGAACAGGCCGAGAAGTCGCGCCGCAAGGAGCAGGCGCCAGTGCTGGAAGTGCTGCGTACCGCGTGGCGGCCTCTGCTGCTGTGCATTGGCGCCAATACCCTGGGGATTGCCGGGGTGTATTTCACCAACACCTTCATGATCAGCTACACCACCCAGCAACTGCACCTGGAGCGCTCGCTGATCCTGGAATGCCTGTTCTTCGTTGCGGTCATCCAGTTCTGTGTCCAGCCGCTGGCAGCGTGGCTGTCGGAGAAGATCGGCGCTACCCGATTCCTGGCCCTGGTCGCCTTGCTGGCGATGGCCTCGCCGTATCCGATGTTCGTGCTGGTCAGCACCGGCCAGGGGCCGTTGATCGTGCTCGGTATCGCCTTGGCGGCGGCGTGCATGGCCTCGTTCTACGCAGTGATTGCCGGCTACGTCAGTGGCATGTTCGAGACCCGCGTGCGCTACACCGCGATCTCCATGGCTTATCAGGTCTGCGGCGCTATCGCCGGTGGCCTGACCCCGCTGATCGGCACTTGGCTGGCGCACAGCTTCACCGGCCAGTGGTGGCCGATGGCGGTGTTCTACACCCTGATCGCGACAATTTCCCTGGTCTGTGTGCTGGCCCTTGCCCGCCAATACAGCCGCAGCCAGCAGCTTGAGCTGGCCTGA
- a CDS encoding LysR family transcriptional regulator — translation MSDRLLNDRLDWNLLRTFRVIGQELSISRAAARLHLTQPAVSQALKRLEEQLGRQLIARRGPRFVLTEMGEQLFQLAGEVYGQMSQIGGLLEQPADELVGKVRLLMISRICSERFDDFLAGFHRQHPRVDLEIDVMRSSDIVAALQEKTATAGLSLNRRPQPRLEQRLFLRQRYAFFCGKHHGLFGKQEGDLQRENFVSFTSDQIGGMLSPLTIFRDQQGFSGRIVASSPSLEEVRRLVIAGFGIGCLPEHVVAPDVQAGLLWRLPPHEGIADVDIHLLWNREQRLSRAERVFIEALQGCLQVQ, via the coding sequence ATGTCTGACCGCCTGCTCAACGATCGCCTCGACTGGAACCTGCTGCGCACCTTCCGGGTGATCGGCCAGGAGCTGTCCATCAGCCGCGCCGCCGCGCGCCTGCACCTGACCCAGCCGGCCGTCAGCCAGGCGCTCAAGCGCCTTGAAGAGCAGCTCGGTCGCCAGCTGATCGCCCGCCGCGGGCCGCGCTTCGTGCTGACGGAAATGGGCGAGCAGCTGTTCCAGTTGGCTGGCGAGGTGTATGGGCAGATGTCGCAGATCGGCGGCCTGCTCGAGCAGCCGGCCGATGAGTTGGTCGGCAAGGTACGGCTCTTGATGATCAGCCGAATCTGCTCGGAGCGCTTCGATGATTTTCTCGCAGGCTTTCATCGCCAGCATCCACGGGTGGACCTGGAGATCGACGTGATGCGCAGCTCGGACATCGTCGCCGCCCTGCAAGAGAAAACCGCCACCGCAGGCTTGAGCCTCAATCGCCGGCCGCAACCACGCCTGGAGCAGCGCTTGTTCCTGCGTCAGCGCTATGCCTTTTTCTGCGGCAAGCACCACGGCTTGTTCGGCAAGCAGGAAGGCGATCTGCAGCGGGAGAATTTCGTCAGTTTCACCAGCGACCAGATTGGCGGCATGCTCTCGCCGTTGACCATTTTTCGTGATCAGCAGGGGTTCAGCGGACGCATCGTGGCGTCATCGCCGAGCCTTGAGGAAGTGCGCCGGCTGGTGATTGCCGGGTTTGGCATTGGCTGTTTACCCGAGCACGTGGTGGCGCCTGATGTGCAGGCTGGATTGCTCTGGCGATTGCCGCCGCATGAGGGGATTGCGGATGTCGATATTCACCTGCTGTGGAATCGCGAGCAGCGTTTGAGTCGGGCGGAGCGGGTGTTTATCGAGGCATTGCAGGGGTGCCTGCAGGTGCAGTGA